A genome region from Arachidicoccus soli includes the following:
- a CDS encoding lanthionine synthetase LanC family protein — MEKLRRIANIITLDAFNLPDIGLFKGRMGVILFYFNYGRYTGNKLYFNIASELLTSVYKEVQYSNDISFEEGVAGVVWGMRYLINNNFIDGNPTEMFGEFERILSNGNFNDCDYRKPMSKIGMYLHLIIENEDDGYLLVKDLIYVGLKKFEFYFLCLSLPKPITYINSVLLFLLSLEKIQDFKIECERILFKICLSLSRIGSWAQFEKYDLRILYKLLIAIKFSSQEKETILKEINSIIIFNYNGFSSKDLWQNFFFLPQEEIVYNFEDINRYIDQNYSYRNIVTGNISIYRGLAGIGLALMNNGG, encoded by the coding sequence ATGGAGAAATTGCGAAGAATAGCCAATATTATAACTTTAGATGCCTTCAACCTTCCTGATATTGGACTATTTAAGGGCAGAATGGGGGTCATTTTATTTTATTTCAATTATGGAAGATATACTGGAAATAAACTTTACTTTAATATAGCAAGTGAATTGCTTACCTCTGTTTATAAAGAAGTACAATATTCTAATGATATCAGTTTTGAAGAAGGTGTCGCGGGAGTGGTTTGGGGAATGAGATATTTAATTAATAATAATTTTATTGATGGGAATCCAACAGAAATGTTTGGAGAATTCGAAAGAATTCTTTCTAACGGAAACTTCAATGATTGTGATTATCGAAAGCCCATGTCAAAAATTGGCATGTATTTGCATTTAATTATTGAGAATGAGGATGACGGCTACTTACTCGTAAAAGATTTGATATACGTCGGATTGAAAAAATTTGAATTTTATTTTTTGTGCCTTTCTCTACCAAAACCAATTACATATATAAATTCTGTTCTTTTATTTTTATTGTCTCTTGAAAAAATACAAGATTTCAAAATTGAATGTGAGCGAATTCTGTTTAAAATATGTTTGAGTTTATCAAGGATTGGATCATGGGCCCAATTTGAAAAATACGATTTGAGAATTTTATACAAATTATTAATTGCAATTAAATTTTCATCCCAAGAGAAGGAAACTATACTAAAAGAAATAAATTCAATTATTATTTTTAACTACAATGGGTTTTCAAGTAAAGATTTGTGGCAAAATTTTTTCTTCTTGCCTCAAGAAGAGATAGTTTATAATTTTGAAGACATTAATAGATATATTGATCAAAATTATTCATATAGAAATATTGTTACGGGCAATATTTCTATATATAGAGGATTGGCGGGTATTGGCTTGGCGTTAATGAATAATGGTGGATAA
- a CDS encoding glycosyltransferase family 32 protein — protein MLTKEIPHIIHQIWSGIDEPLPNHFKILGETWKYHYPDWHYEFWDNKRINIFIEENFPQYRKKYNRFKYNIQRWDVIRYLILKKIGGMYIDFDYESIKPLTELTQNKTCCFSMEPASHYKNNDKYPCKFNNALMLSQPENFFINKIVEHVFSDENINKVDIKDKTLAVFETTGPLMLNRLFNDLPQEEANLIYLIPARFVSPIDYLQSRLIRHNVANDQMGNCLKDAFAVHYFLGAWIYEK, from the coding sequence ATGTTGACAAAAGAAATCCCCCATATAATTCATCAAATATGGTCCGGTATAGATGAACCATTACCGAATCATTTCAAAATTTTAGGAGAAACCTGGAAATATCATTATCCGGATTGGCATTATGAATTTTGGGATAACAAACGTATAAACATATTTATAGAGGAAAATTTTCCTCAATACCGGAAAAAATATAACAGGTTTAAATATAATATCCAAAGATGGGACGTAATTCGATACCTTATTTTGAAAAAAATAGGAGGAATGTATATTGATTTTGATTATGAATCTATAAAACCTTTAACTGAATTAACACAAAATAAAACATGTTGTTTTTCTATGGAACCAGCATCTCACTACAAGAATAATGATAAATATCCATGTAAATTTAATAATGCTTTAATGCTATCCCAACCAGAAAACTTTTTTATTAATAAAATTGTAGAACATGTTTTTTCTGATGAAAACATTAATAAAGTAGATATTAAGGACAAGACTTTAGCAGTTTTTGAAACTACCGGCCCATTAATGCTTAATAGGTTATTTAACGATTTACCTCAAGAGGAAGCTAATCTAATATATCTTATTCCTGCTCGATTTGTAAGTCCCATTGATTATTTACAATCTCGGTTAATACGACATAATGTAGCTAATGACCAAATGGGAAATTGTTTAAAAGATGCTTTTGCAGTACATTATTTTTTGGGTGCATGGATTTATGAGAAATAA
- a CDS encoding alpha-mannosyltransferase has protein sequence MSKFLESGFREVDFRLNPKSIQLFRSEWREFIKTIPSFPKNKYKGKGIVICGGGVKYFTCAWISINLLRLKGCSLPIELWYIGNEVNKDILVNIEKLNVRCRNLLDFDGNYQFHGWALKPFAILHSGFKEIIFIDADNVCMTNPEFLFELEEYKQTGVVFWPDYWKTTIKNPIWDILDISYVDMREQDSGQMVVNKEKSWQALNLALFLNESKDIYYRLLLGDKDTFRYSWMALKKDFFFIEHEPDTCGYIDSEKYFGMTMLQKDANNAPLFLHRNLVKWDVTKNDELLWQKIKSFNRNSKSRTFIAEYSNRKKHHYIDFQGDFFEKNFIELCGDIELECLHFLRVLRSKKFFNNLMIFEYINKQRNFINFPSS, from the coding sequence ATGAGTAAATTTTTAGAATCTGGTTTTCGGGAGGTAGATTTTCGTCTTAACCCCAAATCAATACAATTATTTAGGAGCGAATGGAGAGAGTTCATAAAAACAATTCCGTCATTCCCAAAAAATAAATACAAGGGGAAAGGAATTGTTATTTGTGGTGGTGGAGTTAAATATTTTACCTGTGCATGGATATCTATAAATCTTTTGCGCCTCAAGGGATGCTCTCTGCCGATAGAGTTATGGTATATTGGTAACGAGGTAAATAAAGATATTCTTGTTAATATTGAGAAGCTAAATGTAAGATGTAGAAATTTGCTAGATTTTGATGGCAATTATCAGTTTCATGGTTGGGCACTGAAACCTTTTGCAATATTGCATAGTGGTTTCAAAGAAATTATCTTTATTGATGCTGATAATGTCTGTATGACAAATCCGGAATTTTTATTTGAACTAGAAGAATACAAACAAACAGGAGTCGTTTTTTGGCCAGATTACTGGAAAACGACAATAAAAAATCCAATTTGGGATATATTAGACATATCGTATGTGGATATGAGAGAACAGGATAGTGGTCAAATGGTTGTTAATAAAGAAAAAAGCTGGCAAGCACTAAATCTAGCATTATTTTTAAATGAATCCAAAGATATTTACTATAGACTTCTTTTGGGAGACAAAGATACATTCAGATATTCGTGGATGGCGTTAAAAAAAGACTTCTTCTTTATAGAACATGAACCTGATACGTGTGGGTACATAGATTCCGAAAAATATTTTGGAATGACTATGCTTCAAAAAGACGCAAATAATGCACCTCTCTTTTTACATAGAAATCTAGTTAAATGGGATGTTACAAAAAACGACGAACTATTATGGCAGAAGATAAAATCTTTTAATCGAAATAGTAAAAGTCGAACATTTATAGCTGAGTATTCCAATCGTAAAAAACATCATTATATAGATTTTCAGGGTGACTTTTTTGAAAAAAATTTTATCGAATTGTGTGGAGATATTGAATTAGAGTGTTTACACTTTTTGAGAGTATTAAGGTCGAAGAAATTTTTTAATAACTTAATGATTTTTGAATATATTAATAAGCAAAGAAATTTTATTAATTTTCCCTCCAGTTAA
- the tnpA gene encoding IS66 family insertion sequence element accessory protein TnpA, translating to MSRQEQMSLLITEYHSSGLTLKSFCEQKQIKMPTFHYWRNKLKEKEQGAFVPIRAALTSAEHSGVELIYPGGIRIRLDRFDLNRIHQLIHLG from the coding sequence ATGAGCAGGCAGGAACAAATGTCCCTTTTGATAACAGAATACCACAGTAGTGGTCTTACTTTAAAATCCTTTTGTGAACAAAAGCAGATCAAAATGCCAACCTTCCATTATTGGCGCAATAAGTTAAAAGAAAAAGAGCAAGGTGCTTTTGTTCCGATAAGAGCAGCGTTAACTTCTGCTGAACATAGTGGCGTAGAACTGATTTATCCCGGTGGTATACGAATCCGGCTAGACCGCTTTGATTTAAACCGGATTCATCAACTAATTCATCTAGGGTAA
- the tnpB gene encoding IS66 family insertion sequence element accessory protein TnpB (TnpB, as the term is used for proteins encoded by IS66 family insertion elements, is considered an accessory protein, since TnpC, encoded by a neighboring gene, is a DDE family transposase.): MFSLGSSDRYLLYLQPCDMRKSFDALSGIVSGELKRSAIGGEVFIFLNKRRTHIKMLHWENGGFVLYYKRLEKGTFTPPVLEQDGTISWSDLVLMIEGIQVQKSIRKQRFSLKENNIFS, encoded by the coding sequence ATGTTCAGTCTGGGATCTTCTGATCGCTATCTACTCTACCTGCAGCCTTGTGATATGCGTAAAAGCTTCGATGCTTTAAGCGGTATAGTAAGTGGGGAGCTAAAGCGTAGTGCTATTGGCGGTGAAGTCTTTATCTTTCTCAATAAAAGAAGGACACATATTAAAATGCTCCATTGGGAAAATGGAGGTTTTGTATTGTATTACAAACGTTTGGAGAAAGGCACTTTTACACCACCTGTTTTGGAGCAAGATGGAACTATTAGTTGGTCAGATCTAGTCTTAATGATTGAAGGCATTCAGGTGCAGAAAAGTATCCGTAAACAACGGTTTTCATTGAAAGAAAATAACATATTTTCTTAA